The Paraburkholderia sp. SOS3 genome includes a region encoding these proteins:
- a CDS encoding fimbrial protein, whose product MDNGRFPRRSNGWPRLRVVGFVGFVAFRLPLMCATFVSIAGSQQAMAACSWRNGQTTRDYTFNIPSLTVPRDAAVGTILYTPPYQSAIPSSGAYATCSGNTPVVRAVTGGTQFSTNPYTYATNVPGIGVRFFDTDGASFFRYYGAGAQEIYNGDWAFNSMKFGVQVVVTGKPEAGTINGTLFATMSLGTLTVANLRVTTASVTAAACTAAATQTVVLPNVSGSALPSVGATTGSTPFAIRLSGCPKGLKQIQYQLDPPDGAIDAANGTFALSRDSTAKGVALSVTDAAQDAIKLQTPQMVPAYDPQTGGDVPVNLAIRYYRTGPVVPGTVKGTLIYTMFYQ is encoded by the coding sequence ATGGACAACGGACGTTTTCCCCGGCGCTCGAACGGTTGGCCCCGATTACGCGTCGTGGGCTTCGTGGGCTTCGTGGCTTTCCGCTTGCCGCTCATGTGTGCGACGTTCGTCTCGATCGCCGGCTCGCAGCAAGCAATGGCTGCCTGCTCATGGCGCAACGGCCAGACGACACGCGACTACACGTTCAACATTCCGTCGCTCACGGTTCCGCGGGATGCGGCAGTCGGGACGATTCTGTACACGCCGCCGTACCAGTCCGCTATTCCCTCCAGCGGCGCCTACGCAACCTGCAGCGGCAATACGCCGGTCGTCCGGGCGGTGACGGGCGGCACGCAGTTTTCGACAAACCCTTACACCTATGCGACGAATGTCCCGGGCATCGGCGTGCGCTTTTTCGATACGGACGGCGCCAGCTTCTTCCGGTACTACGGCGCAGGCGCGCAGGAAATCTACAACGGCGACTGGGCTTTCAACAGCATGAAATTCGGCGTGCAGGTTGTCGTGACCGGCAAGCCCGAGGCCGGAACGATCAACGGCACGTTGTTCGCGACCATGAGTCTCGGGACGCTGACCGTAGCCAATCTGCGCGTCACGACGGCGTCCGTGACGGCCGCCGCGTGCACGGCTGCCGCGACGCAAACCGTCGTGCTGCCGAACGTCTCGGGTTCGGCGCTGCCTTCGGTGGGCGCAACGACCGGATCGACGCCGTTCGCTATCAGGCTGTCCGGCTGCCCGAAGGGTCTCAAGCAGATCCAGTATCAACTCGACCCGCCCGATGGCGCGATCGATGCGGCAAACGGCACGTTTGCGCTGAGCCGCGATTCGACCGCGAAGGGCGTCGCCTTGTCCGTGACCGATGCGGCGCAGGACGCTATCAAACTGCAAACGCCGCAGATGGTCCCTGCGTACGATCCGCAAACGGGCGGTGACGTGCCGGTCAACCTTGCGATCCGTTACTACCGGACCGGTCCTGTCGTGCCGGGCACGGTCAAAGGGACGCTGATCTATACGATGTTCTATCAGTAG
- the fliP gene encoding flagellar type III secretion system pore protein FliP (The bacterial flagellar biogenesis protein FliP forms a type III secretion system (T3SS)-type pore required for flagellar assembly.), which yields MEVLRSAMRRDGAARSLTTLAHLLSSVRLRRLAAWLLPALMLALPSLSFAQVAGLPALNATPGPNGSTTYSLSVQTMLVLTMLSFLPAMVLMMTSFTRIIIVLSLLRQALGTTTTPPNQVMVGLALFLTLFVMSPVLDKAYNDGYKPFSAGTISMDDAVQRGVAPFKTFMLRQTRETDLALFAKIAHTPPMQGPEDVPLSLLVPSFVTSELKTAFQIGFTIYIPFIIIDLVVASVLMSMGMMMVSPVTISLPFKLMLFVLVDGWQLLIGSLAQSFT from the coding sequence ATGGAAGTGCTTCGTTCCGCGATGCGCCGTGACGGCGCGGCCCGCTCATTGACCACGCTCGCGCACTTGCTTTCATCGGTGCGGCTACGCCGGCTGGCGGCATGGCTGCTGCCGGCGCTGATGCTCGCGCTGCCGTCGCTTTCCTTCGCCCAGGTCGCAGGCCTGCCCGCGCTGAACGCAACGCCTGGCCCGAACGGCAGCACGACGTATTCGCTGAGCGTGCAGACGATGCTCGTGCTCACGATGCTGTCGTTCCTGCCGGCGATGGTGCTGATGATGACGAGCTTCACGCGCATCATCATCGTGCTGTCGCTGCTGCGCCAGGCGCTGGGCACGACGACCACGCCGCCCAACCAGGTGATGGTCGGCCTCGCGCTGTTTCTGACGCTGTTCGTGATGTCGCCGGTGCTCGACAAGGCATACAACGACGGCTACAAGCCGTTTTCGGCAGGCACGATCTCGATGGACGACGCAGTCCAGCGCGGCGTCGCGCCGTTCAAGACCTTCATGCTGCGCCAGACGCGCGAAACCGATCTCGCGCTGTTCGCGAAGATCGCGCACACGCCGCCGATGCAGGGCCCCGAAGACGTACCGCTGTCGCTGCTCGTGCCGTCGTTCGTGACGAGCGAGCTCAAGACCGCGTTCCAGATCGGCTTCACGATCTACATTCCGTTCATCATCATCGACCTCGTGGTCGCGAGCGTGCTGATGTCGATGGGCATGATGATGGTCTCTCCGGTCACGATTTCGCTGCCGTTCAAGCTGATGCTGTTCGTGCTCGTCGACGGATGGCAGCTGCTGATCGGCTCGCTCGCACAAAGCTTCACCTAG
- a CDS encoding flagellar hook-length control protein FliK yields the protein MSKISMIDSLLSSQGAAVSHSANAGNSTLFAQTLQQSIAAQTNAANVSAPTQPAPGTQPSSSASSASGSQPQQNNGADNDTASSGTGTVHPGDSTQASQPAQPGSSQDASTTKSSSSTDNSAQQAGNTGSTGNDKAGDANSKSQDTQASNGAQASAAAAATAAAAAAAQARANAAADADSDADAAADAAAADAAAAALAGDAKTGDGTGDHKGLGGASTGGKSMHQKVDSALAALNSGRTDLVAALPVQNFAAGAANGASIDKTNADLVSGGHGNSNGKGFGIGPMLGDAKAGANGAANSGMQTDNASVAATAAQAQQTTQASAGAAAAASAAANADASAAASLPAATGGIDALNAALAASQAGGAGASSGAGASQSAKSGSAAYADNALAPEVGSTDWDEALSQKVVFMSNLHQQSAELTLNPANLGPLQVVLQVADNHAHALFVSQHQEVRAAIEAALPKLREAMEQNGIGLGSTSVSDGFARQSGQQAQDGGRSSGSRGGYDGGAANDVAATTVTTSGPTRRTVGLVDTFA from the coding sequence ATGTCGAAAATTTCGATGATCGATTCGCTGCTGTCCTCGCAAGGCGCGGCCGTATCGCATTCCGCGAACGCGGGCAACTCGACGCTCTTCGCGCAGACGCTGCAGCAAAGCATCGCAGCGCAGACGAACGCAGCAAACGTGAGCGCGCCGACGCAACCGGCGCCGGGCACGCAGCCGTCTTCGTCCGCGTCGAGCGCATCGGGCTCGCAGCCGCAGCAGAACAACGGCGCGGACAACGACACCGCGTCGAGCGGTACCGGCACCGTGCATCCGGGCGACAGCACGCAGGCATCGCAACCGGCGCAGCCGGGTTCGTCGCAGGATGCGTCGACGACGAAGTCTTCGTCGTCGACGGACAACAGCGCGCAGCAGGCGGGCAACACGGGCAGCACAGGCAACGACAAGGCCGGCGACGCGAATTCGAAGTCGCAGGACACGCAGGCGTCCAATGGCGCGCAGGCGTCGGCGGCCGCAGCGGCAACCGCGGCGGCTGCGGCCGCCGCGCAGGCCCGCGCGAATGCGGCAGCCGATGCGGACAGCGACGCTGACGCAGCCGCCGACGCGGCCGCAGCGGACGCGGCCGCGGCGGCGCTCGCCGGCGACGCGAAGACCGGCGACGGCACCGGCGATCACAAAGGACTCGGCGGTGCGTCGACGGGCGGCAAGTCCATGCATCAGAAGGTCGACTCGGCGCTCGCGGCGCTGAACAGCGGGCGCACCGACCTGGTGGCCGCCTTGCCCGTGCAGAACTTCGCGGCAGGCGCAGCCAACGGCGCCAGCATCGACAAGACGAACGCCGACCTCGTGAGCGGCGGCCACGGCAATTCGAACGGCAAGGGCTTCGGCATCGGTCCGATGCTCGGCGATGCGAAGGCCGGCGCGAATGGCGCGGCGAACAGCGGCATGCAGACGGACAACGCGTCCGTCGCCGCCACGGCCGCGCAAGCGCAGCAGACCACGCAGGCGAGCGCGGGCGCCGCGGCGGCAGCATCGGCCGCGGCCAACGCCGACGCGAGCGCCGCGGCAAGCCTGCCCGCCGCGACCGGCGGTATCGATGCGCTCAACGCCGCGCTGGCCGCCTCGCAAGCGGGCGGTGCCGGCGCGAGCAGCGGCGCTGGCGCGTCGCAATCGGCGAAATCGGGCAGCGCGGCCTATGCCGACAATGCGCTCGCCCCCGAAGTGGGCAGCACGGACTGGGACGAAGCGCTGAGCCAGAAGGTCGTGTTCATGTCGAACCTGCATCAGCAAAGCGCCGAACTGACGCTGAACCCGGCCAATCTCGGGCCGCTGCAAGTCGTGCTGCAAGTCGCGGACAATCACGCGCATGCGCTGTTCGTCTCCCAGCACCAGGAAGTGCGCGCCGCGATCGAGGCCGCGCTGCCGAAGCTGCGCGAGGCGATGGAGCAGAACGGCATCGGCCTTGGCAGCACCAGCGTCAGCGACGGCTTTGCGCGGCAGAGCGGACAGCAGGCGCAGGACGGCGGCAGGAGCAGCGGCAGCCGCGGCGGCTATGACGGCGGCGCCGCAAACGACGTGGCAGCGACGACGGTGACGACGTCAGGCCCGACGCGCAGGACGGTGGGGCTCGTCGATACGTTTGCGTGA
- the fliJ gene encoding flagellar export protein FliJ yields the protein MADPTPLQMLIELAQEELDAAAQRLGRAQRERNDLESQLNALIEYRNEYYTRFTTSAQLGMAAGNMRNFQAFIDTLDAAIEQQRRQLAAATARLEAAKPEWQKQKQKLGSYEVLQARGDAAEALKLARREQKDADEFGARALRMRAGNV from the coding sequence ATGGCGGACCCTACCCCGCTGCAGATGCTGATCGAGCTGGCTCAGGAAGAACTCGACGCCGCCGCGCAGCGCCTTGGCCGTGCGCAGCGCGAGCGCAACGATCTCGAATCGCAGCTGAACGCGCTGATCGAATACCGCAACGAGTACTACACGCGCTTTACGACATCCGCGCAGCTCGGCATGGCGGCGGGCAATATGCGCAACTTTCAGGCGTTCATCGACACGCTCGATGCGGCGATCGAACAGCAGCGCCGGCAGCTCGCTGCGGCGACGGCCCGCCTCGAGGCGGCGAAGCCCGAATGGCAGAAGCAGAAGCAGAAGCTCGGCTCGTACGAGGTGCTGCAGGCGCGCGGCGATGCCGCCGAAGCGCTCAAACTCGCGCGCCGCGAACAGAAGGATGCCGACGAGTTCGGCGCACGCGCGTTGAGGATGCGCGCCGGCAACGTGTAA
- the fliL gene encoding flagellar basal body-associated protein FliL — MATTTANPQAAVPPRSPGLIKRSLMIALIALVAAALAGGGTWFYMSRHETAAAAQPAAQAPKPSPVPVFFALEPMTVNLQSDDGEQHYLRIGLTLKLNDQQTQEHLTQHMPEIRSRVLLALSNKHPDELAPLDGKRALAKELAALIEQPTETGGAPVHVDDVLFTEFVVQ; from the coding sequence ATGGCCACCACGACCGCAAACCCGCAAGCCGCCGTACCGCCGCGCTCGCCCGGGCTGATCAAACGCTCGCTCATGATCGCGCTGATCGCACTTGTCGCGGCCGCGCTCGCGGGCGGCGGCACCTGGTTCTACATGAGCCGCCACGAAACCGCCGCGGCGGCCCAGCCGGCCGCGCAGGCGCCGAAGCCCTCGCCGGTGCCGGTGTTCTTCGCGCTCGAGCCGATGACCGTCAATCTGCAATCGGACGACGGCGAACAGCACTATCTGCGCATCGGCCTGACGCTGAAGCTCAACGACCAGCAGACGCAGGAACATCTGACCCAGCACATGCCGGAGATTCGCAGCCGCGTGCTGCTCGCGCTGTCGAACAAGCACCCCGACGAACTCGCGCCGCTCGACGGCAAACGCGCACTCGCAAAAGAACTCGCCGCGCTGATCGAACAGCCGACCGAAACCGGCGGCGCGCCGGTCCATGTCGACGACGTGCTGTTCACCGAGTTCGTCGTTCAGTGA
- the fliR gene encoding flagellar biosynthetic protein FliR: MFTVTYAQLNAWLTAFLWPFVRILALVASAPVLGHASVPIRVKVGLAAFMAVIVAPTLGAMPQVTVFSAAGTWILVNQLLIGLALGFTMQIVFGAIETAGAIVGLGMGLGFATLIDPQSHGSTDVLSMLLNMIAMLVFVALDGHLQVISALVMTFQSVPVSANLLSAPGWRMLAEWGATLFAGGMLIALPVVAALLIANLCLGILNRAAPQIGIFQIGFAVTMLVGLLLIQLMLPNMIPLFARMIDNGIEEMGRVALALRPAS, encoded by the coding sequence ATGTTTACCGTCACCTATGCGCAGCTGAACGCGTGGCTCACCGCGTTTCTCTGGCCGTTCGTGCGCATTCTCGCGCTCGTGGCAAGCGCGCCGGTGCTCGGTCACGCGTCGGTGCCGATCCGCGTGAAGGTTGGTCTTGCCGCATTCATGGCCGTGATCGTTGCGCCGACGCTCGGCGCGATGCCGCAGGTCACGGTGTTTTCGGCCGCGGGCACGTGGATTCTCGTCAATCAGCTGCTGATCGGACTCGCTCTCGGCTTCACCATGCAGATCGTGTTCGGTGCGATCGAGACGGCCGGCGCGATCGTGGGCCTCGGCATGGGTCTCGGTTTCGCGACGCTGATCGACCCGCAGTCGCATGGCTCGACCGACGTGCTGTCGATGCTGCTGAACATGATCGCCATGCTCGTGTTCGTCGCGCTCGACGGCCATCTGCAGGTGATCAGCGCGCTCGTCATGACGTTCCAGTCGGTGCCGGTGAGCGCGAACCTTCTCAGTGCGCCCGGCTGGCGCATGCTCGCCGAATGGGGCGCGACGCTGTTCGCAGGCGGCATGCTGATCGCGCTGCCGGTCGTGGCGGCGCTGCTGATCGCGAACCTGTGCCTCGGCATTCTGAACCGCGCGGCGCCGCAGATCGGTATCTTCCAGATCGGCTTTGCGGTCACGATGCTCGTCGGCCTGCTGCTGATCCAGCTGATGCTGCCGAACATGATTCCGCTCTTCGCGCGGATGATCGATAACGGGATCGAAGAAATGGGCCGCGTCGCGCTTGCGTTGCGGCCCGCTTCGTAG
- the fliQ gene encoding flagellar biosynthesis protein FliQ, with product MTPETVMTFSHDAMRVALLLAAPLLLVALIVGLIVSLFQAATQINESTLTFIPKLAAVGVTLVIAGPWMLETMIDYMRQVLVNIPNVAN from the coding sequence ATGACGCCGGAAACCGTAATGACCTTTTCGCACGACGCGATGCGCGTCGCGCTGCTGCTTGCCGCACCGCTGCTGCTCGTCGCCCTGATCGTCGGTCTGATCGTGAGCCTGTTCCAGGCCGCGACGCAGATCAACGAAAGCACGCTGACCTTCATTCCGAAGCTCGCCGCGGTCGGCGTCACGCTCGTGATCGCCGGCCCGTGGATGCTCGAGACGATGATCGACTATATGCGCCAGGTGCTGGTGAACATACCGAACGTCGCAAACTGA
- the flgL gene encoding flagellar hook-associated protein FlgL, with protein MRIATTQIYANTISNMDNQQSLLARLEQQASTGIRVATAADDPLGAAQAVQLSATGSVLSQFASNQNTATSLLQTEDTTLSNVSTALQNVLTQLNALGSGTINDSNRQAAGKALQGLRDQLMTLANTTDGTGNFIFSGFQGGTAPFSNASNGGVTYNGDSGTRTLQISNTTSVATTDNGASVFLSVLPGLSDPVPAGASTNAGTGVIGPVSISTQGAASNNKPYSITFLTDPTTGDLDYQVNDTSTTPPTAIGTPQAFTAGQPIDLGGGESVSISGTPVAGDSFTVTPAAQGNTDVFKTIDDVIAALQNPAQDDTAAMATIENAINTAHTQIDNTMTNVATVHASVAGREQQVTALGKINSQQSLQTTTDLTDITQADPSTVFSQLTLQESMLSATETTFASVSKLSLFSMITP; from the coding sequence ATGCGTATCGCTACGACACAGATTTACGCGAACACGATCTCGAATATGGACAACCAGCAGTCGTTGCTGGCGCGACTCGAGCAACAGGCATCGACGGGCATTCGCGTTGCAACGGCTGCCGACGATCCGCTCGGCGCTGCGCAAGCCGTGCAGCTGTCGGCCACAGGGTCCGTTCTGTCGCAGTTCGCGTCGAACCAGAACACGGCGACAAGCCTGTTGCAAACCGAAGACACGACATTGAGCAACGTCTCGACAGCGCTGCAAAACGTGCTTACGCAATTGAATGCGCTGGGCTCGGGCACCATCAACGACAGTAACCGGCAGGCGGCCGGAAAGGCGCTGCAGGGGTTGCGCGACCAGCTGATGACGCTGGCCAATACGACCGACGGCACCGGCAACTTCATCTTTTCAGGGTTCCAGGGCGGCACGGCGCCGTTTTCGAACGCCTCGAACGGCGGCGTGACCTACAACGGCGATTCGGGCACGCGTACGCTGCAAATCTCGAACACGACATCGGTTGCGACCACCGACAACGGCGCAAGCGTATTCCTGAGCGTGCTGCCCGGTCTGTCCGACCCCGTTCCGGCCGGCGCATCGACGAACGCCGGTACCGGCGTGATCGGCCCGGTGTCGATTTCGACACAGGGCGCGGCGAGCAACAACAAGCCGTACTCGATCACGTTCCTGACCGATCCGACCACGGGCGACCTCGATTACCAGGTGAACGACACGTCGACCACGCCGCCCACGGCGATCGGCACGCCTCAAGCGTTTACGGCGGGTCAGCCGATCGATCTCGGCGGCGGCGAGAGTGTCTCGATCTCCGGCACGCCGGTCGCAGGCGATTCGTTCACGGTCACGCCGGCCGCGCAGGGCAACACCGACGTGTTCAAGACGATCGACGATGTCATCGCCGCGCTGCAGAATCCGGCGCAGGACGATACGGCCGCAATGGCGACCATCGAAAACGCGATCAACACCGCGCACACGCAGATCGACAACACGATGACCAACGTAGCCACGGTGCATGCATCCGTGGCGGGCCGCGAACAGCAGGTGACGGCGCTCGGCAAGATCAACTCGCAGCAGTCCTTGCAGACCACCACCGATCTGACCGACATCACCCAGGCCGATCCGTCTACCGTGTTCAGCCAGCTCACGCTGCAGGAGTCGATGTTGAGCGCGACCGAAACGACGTTTGCGTCCGTTTCGAAGCTGTCGCTGTTCTCGATGATCACGCCGTAA
- the fliN gene encoding flagellar motor switch protein FliN, which translates to MSDLNGTPTPTPNAAPAMPLPELAPETEAAAQGAAEATDDAALDDWASALAEQNGNDVAPAAAGVFQPLSKVTSSATRNDIDMILDIPVQMTVELGRTKIAIRNLLQLAQGSVVELDGLAGEPMDVLVNGCLIAQGEVVVVNDKFGIRLTDIITPSERIRKLNR; encoded by the coding sequence ATGAGTGATCTGAACGGGACCCCTACCCCGACCCCCAACGCTGCACCGGCAATGCCGTTGCCGGAGCTCGCGCCGGAAACGGAAGCCGCCGCGCAAGGCGCGGCCGAAGCGACCGACGACGCCGCGCTCGACGACTGGGCGTCCGCGCTCGCCGAACAGAACGGCAACGACGTGGCGCCCGCCGCGGCAGGCGTGTTCCAGCCGCTGTCGAAGGTGACGTCGAGCGCGACGCGCAACGATATCGACATGATCCTGGACATCCCTGTCCAGATGACGGTCGAGCTCGGCCGCACGAAGATCGCGATCCGCAACCTGCTGCAGCTCGCGCAGGGCTCGGTCGTCGAACTCGACGGTCTCGCCGGCGAACCGATGGACGTGCTCGTCAACGGATGTCTGATCGCGCAGGGCGAAGTCGTGGTCGTCAACGACAAGTTCGGTATCCGTTTGACCGACATCATCACGCCGTCCGAGCGGATCCGGAAGCTCAATCGATGA
- the fliO gene encoding flagellar biosynthetic protein FliO — protein sequence MRLVPLAACSLAFLPAFVLLAALPAQAADLNAVNHAAQIASGVGAGSAVPALGVGALVQTIVGLAVVIGLVFGCAWLARRLGLQPGQRGGLVKTVGGTSLGGKERVTVVEIGDQWLVLGAAPGNVRLLYAMPAGSTGAAGAGRPGPGAAHDDFAAASADGHHAASSAGSGLPGTFGQRFRDALKNEAAKRLQRHSGGDR from the coding sequence ATGCGGCTCGTTCCGCTCGCAGCGTGTTCGTTAGCCTTTCTGCCGGCCTTTGTGCTTCTGGCTGCGTTGCCCGCACAGGCAGCGGACCTCAATGCAGTCAACCATGCCGCGCAGATCGCCTCGGGCGTCGGCGCGGGGTCCGCGGTGCCGGCGCTTGGCGTCGGCGCGCTCGTGCAGACCATCGTCGGGCTCGCCGTCGTCATCGGACTCGTGTTCGGCTGCGCGTGGCTCGCGCGCCGGCTCGGCCTGCAGCCCGGACAACGCGGCGGTCTCGTGAAAACGGTCGGCGGCACGTCGCTCGGCGGCAAGGAGCGCGTCACGGTCGTCGAGATCGGCGACCAGTGGCTCGTGCTCGGCGCGGCGCCCGGCAATGTGCGGTTGCTGTATGCGATGCCGGCCGGCTCGACTGGCGCGGCCGGCGCCGGCCGCCCAGGCCCGGGCGCCGCTCATGACGACTTCGCCGCCGCTTCCGCGGATGGCCACCACGCCGCTTCCTCGGCCGGCAGCGGTCTGCCCGGCACCTTCGGCCAACGCTTTCGCGACGCGCTGAAAAACGAAGCGGCGAAACGACTACAGCGACACAGCGGCGGAGATCGATAG
- the fliM gene encoding flagellar motor switch protein FliM, whose translation MGHEEFMSQEEVDALLKGVTGEHDEKSEHAERAGVRPYNIATQERIVRGRMPGLEIINERFARLMRVGIFNFMRRTAEISVGPVKVQKYSEFTRNLPIPTNLNLVHVKPLRGTSLFVFDPNLVFFVVDNLFGGDGRFHTRVEGRDFTQTEQRIISKLLSLVFEHYTTAWKSVRPLQFEFVRSEMHTQFANVATPNEVVVVTQFSIEFGPTGGTLHICMPYSMIEPIRDVLSSPIQGEALEVDRRWVRVLSQQVQAAEVELTADLAQIPITFEKILNMKTGDVLPINIPEFITAKVDGVPVMECGYGIFNGQYALRVLKMISAADTMKEGGYE comes from the coding sequence ATGGGCCACGAAGAGTTCATGTCCCAGGAGGAGGTCGATGCCCTCCTGAAAGGCGTCACCGGAGAGCACGACGAGAAGTCCGAGCACGCCGAACGTGCCGGCGTGCGGCCGTACAACATCGCCACCCAGGAGCGGATCGTCCGCGGCCGGATGCCCGGCCTCGAGATCATCAACGAGCGCTTTGCGCGACTGATGCGTGTCGGCATCTTCAACTTCATGCGGCGCACGGCCGAAATTTCGGTCGGCCCGGTGAAAGTGCAGAAGTACAGCGAGTTCACGCGCAACCTGCCGATCCCGACGAACCTGAACCTCGTGCACGTGAAGCCGCTGCGCGGCACGTCGCTGTTCGTGTTCGATCCGAACCTCGTGTTCTTCGTGGTCGACAATCTGTTCGGCGGCGACGGGCGCTTCCATACGCGCGTCGAAGGCCGCGACTTCACGCAGACCGAGCAGCGCATCATCAGCAAGCTGCTGAGCCTCGTGTTCGAGCATTACACGACCGCGTGGAAAAGCGTGCGGCCGCTGCAGTTCGAATTCGTACGTTCGGAAATGCATACGCAGTTCGCGAACGTCGCGACGCCGAACGAAGTGGTCGTCGTCACGCAATTCTCGATCGAGTTCGGACCGACCGGCGGCACGCTGCATATCTGCATGCCGTACTCGATGATCGAGCCGATTCGCGACGTGCTGTCTTCGCCGATCCAGGGCGAGGCGCTCGAAGTGGACCGCCGCTGGGTGCGCGTGCTGTCGCAGCAGGTGCAGGCCGCCGAAGTCGAGCTGACCGCCGACCTCGCGCAGATCCCGATCACGTTCGAGAAGATCCTGAACATGAAGACGGGCGACGTGCTGCCGATCAACATCCCCGAATTCATCACCGCGAAGGTCGATGGCGTGCCGGTGATGGAATGCGGTTACGGAATTTTCAATGGTCAATACGCGCTGCGGGTCCTGAAGATGATCAGCGCCGCGGACACGATGAAGGAAGGCGGATATGAGTGA